A genomic window from Meleagris gallopavo isolate NT-WF06-2002-E0010 breed Aviagen turkey brand Nicholas breeding stock chromosome 23, Turkey_5.1, whole genome shotgun sequence includes:
- the FAAP20 gene encoding Fanconi anemia core complex-associated protein 20 isoform X2, producing the protein MKTRISAYISFVTSRRASTDRSSWFEKNDLNECEKTWSLLLRNISQDLQCTSWQTVPNFPEFFRKCRICSEDIVRMSQSSEEESLQNQEVFKIGMKDFHWTSFPSFHTEQNFKPEDFSSPQLIETQTDHLHEEWDQADELKSLSSTSEQRCCKTNRDPKNMAEEDTGGFSKADVDLKPFKDTQHKTSTCYLASSQKTVKAPSVQQHCRGTAQNSKENRTQEKKELQAQMHESRISLGETRSMPAESKPPLVSMAGNESCKENSGHQSEGSSTLDSCPMCLIRFSQMLSQMDIDGHLARCLSESTDDIMW; encoded by the exons ATGAAGACAAGAATAAGTGCCTATATCTCATTTGTTACAAGTAGAAG AGCGTCGACTGACAGAAGTTCCTGgtttgaaaaaaatgatttaaatgagTGTGAAAAAACATGGAGCCTGCTACTGAGGAACATCAGTCAAGATTTACAATGCACAAGTTGGCAAACAGTACCCAATTTTCCAGAGTTCTTCAGAAAG TGTAGGATTTGTTCTGAAGACATTGTGCGTATGTCACAGAGCTCTGAGGAAGAGAGTCTACAAAACCAAGAAGTTTTCAAAATTGGAATGAAAGACTTCCACTGGACATCATTCCCATCCTTTCACACAGAACAAAATTTTAAACCAGAAGATTTTAGCTCCCCTCAGCTAATAGAAACACAAACGGATCACTTACATGAAGAATGGGACCAAGCAGATGAACTGAAAAGTTTATCTTCTACATCTGAGCAAAGATGCTGTAAAACTAATAGAGATCCAAAAAACATGGCAGAGGAAGACACGGGAGGTTTTTCCAAGGCAGATGTAGATCTCAAGCCATTTAAAGACACTCAGCATAAAACTTCTACATGCTACCTGGCATCGTCACAAAAAACTGTAAAAGCTCCAAGTGTTCAACAGCATTGCAGAGGGACTGCGCAGAACAGCAAGGAGAACAgaacacaagagaaaaaagagcttCAAGCACAAATGCATGAAAGCAGAATTTCACTTGGTGAGACCAGAAGCATGCCTGCAGAAAGCAAACCTCCACTGGTGAGCATGGCTGGAAATGAGAGCTGCAAGGAGAATTCTGGACATCAGAGTGAAGGATCTTCAACTCTTGACAGCTGCCCAATGTGTCTGATTCGTTTCAGTCAAAT GCTGTCACAAATGGATATTGATGGCCATCTTGCTAGATGTTTATCTGAAAGCACAGATGATATCATGTGGTAA
- the LOC109370873 gene encoding ski oncogene produces METVSRSSFQPHPGLQKTLEQFHLSSMSSLGGPAAFSARWAQEMYKKDNGKDPAEPVLHLPPIQPPPVMPGPFFMPSDRSTERCETILEGETISCFVVGGEKRLCLPQILNSVLRDFSLQQINSVCDELHIYCSRCTADQLEILKVMGILPFSAPSCGLITKTDAERLCNALLYGGTYPPHCKKEFSSTIELELTEKSFKVYHECFGKCKGLLVPELYSNPSAACIQCLDCRLMYPPHKFVVHSHKSLENRTCHWGFDSANWRSYILLSQDYTGKEEKARLGQLLDEMKEKFDYNNKYKRKAPRVHSESPQIK; encoded by the exons ATGGAGACTGTAAGTAGAAGCAGCTTCCAGCCTCATCCAGGACTGCAGAAGACCTTGGAACAGTTTCATCTGAGCTCTATGAGCTCCCTGGGTGgccctgctgctttctcagcGCGATGGGCACAGGAGATGTACAAGAAAGACAATGGCAAAGACCCGGCGGAACCTGTGCTGCATCTGCCCCCTATCCAGCCCCCCCCGGTGATGCCTGGTCCATTCTTCATGCCCTCGGACAGATCCACTGAGAGGTGCGAGACCATCCTGGAAGGGGAAACCATCTCCTGCTTCGTGGTGGGTGGGGAGAAGCGCCTTTGCTTGCCCCAGATCCTGAACTCGGTGCTCAGGGACTTCTCCCTGCAGCAGATCAATTCGGTGTGCGATGAGCTACACATCTACTGCTCCAGATGCACCGCTGACCAGCTGGAGATCCTCAAAGTCATGGGCATCTTGCCCTTCTCTGCCCCCTCCTGCGGGCTGATCACTAAAACTGATGCTGAGAGGCTTTGCAATGCCTTGCTTTATGGTGGCACCTATCCTCCCCACTGCAAGAAGGAATTCTCTAGCACGATCGAGCTGGAGCTTACAGAGAAGAGCTTCAAGGTGTACCATGAGTGCTTTGGGAAGTGTAAGGGACTCCTGGTACCAGAGCTTTACAGTAACCCCAGCGCAGCCTGCATCCAGTGCTTGGACTGCAGGCTCATGTACCCGCCTCACAAATTTGTGGTCCACTCTCACAAATCCCTGGAAAACAGGACTTGCCACTGGGGCTTTGACTCTGCAAACTGGAGGTCCTACATCCTCCTCAGCCAGGATTACactgggaaagaggagaaagctAGGCTGGGCCAGCTCCtagatgaaatgaaagaaaaatttgacTATAACAacaaatacaagaggaaagcccCCAGG GTTCATTCAGAAAGtccacaaataaaataa
- the FAAP20 gene encoding Fanconi anemia core complex-associated protein 20 isoform X1 yields MAEEGAAKLRLKPRKAPTACGRERQASTDRSSWFEKNDLNECEKTWSLLLRNISQDLQCTSWQTVPNFPEFFRKCRICSEDIVRMSQSSEEESLQNQEVFKIGMKDFHWTSFPSFHTEQNFKPEDFSSPQLIETQTDHLHEEWDQADELKSLSSTSEQRCCKTNRDPKNMAEEDTGGFSKADVDLKPFKDTQHKTSTCYLASSQKTVKAPSVQQHCRGTAQNSKENRTQEKKELQAQMHESRISLGETRSMPAESKPPLVSMAGNESCKENSGHQSEGSSTLDSCPMCLIRFSQMLSQMDIDGHLARCLSESTDDIMW; encoded by the exons CAAGCTGCGCCTCAAGCCCAGGAAGGCGCCGACAGCCTGCGGCCGGGAGCGCCA AGCGTCGACTGACAGAAGTTCCTGgtttgaaaaaaatgatttaaatgagTGTGAAAAAACATGGAGCCTGCTACTGAGGAACATCAGTCAAGATTTACAATGCACAAGTTGGCAAACAGTACCCAATTTTCCAGAGTTCTTCAGAAAG TGTAGGATTTGTTCTGAAGACATTGTGCGTATGTCACAGAGCTCTGAGGAAGAGAGTCTACAAAACCAAGAAGTTTTCAAAATTGGAATGAAAGACTTCCACTGGACATCATTCCCATCCTTTCACACAGAACAAAATTTTAAACCAGAAGATTTTAGCTCCCCTCAGCTAATAGAAACACAAACGGATCACTTACATGAAGAATGGGACCAAGCAGATGAACTGAAAAGTTTATCTTCTACATCTGAGCAAAGATGCTGTAAAACTAATAGAGATCCAAAAAACATGGCAGAGGAAGACACGGGAGGTTTTTCCAAGGCAGATGTAGATCTCAAGCCATTTAAAGACACTCAGCATAAAACTTCTACATGCTACCTGGCATCGTCACAAAAAACTGTAAAAGCTCCAAGTGTTCAACAGCATTGCAGAGGGACTGCGCAGAACAGCAAGGAGAACAgaacacaagagaaaaaagagcttCAAGCACAAATGCATGAAAGCAGAATTTCACTTGGTGAGACCAGAAGCATGCCTGCAGAAAGCAAACCTCCACTGGTGAGCATGGCTGGAAATGAGAGCTGCAAGGAGAATTCTGGACATCAGAGTGAAGGATCTTCAACTCTTGACAGCTGCCCAATGTGTCTGATTCGTTTCAGTCAAAT GCTGTCACAAATGGATATTGATGGCCATCTTGCTAGATGTTTATCTGAAAGCACAGATGATATCATGTGGTAA
- the FAAP20 gene encoding Fanconi anemia core complex-associated protein 20 isoform X3, which yields MAEEGAAKLRLKPRKAPTACGRERQASTDRSSWFEKNDLNECEKTWSLLLRNISQDLQCTSWQTVPNFPEFFRKSSEEESLQNQEVFKIGMKDFHWTSFPSFHTEQNFKPEDFSSPQLIETQTDHLHEEWDQADELKSLSSTSEQRCCKTNRDPKNMAEEDTGGFSKADVDLKPFKDTQHKTSTCYLASSQKTVKAPSVQQHCRGTAQNSKENRTQEKKELQAQMHESRISLGETRSMPAESKPPLVSMAGNESCKENSGHQSEGSSTLDSCPMCLIRFSQMLSQMDIDGHLARCLSESTDDIMW from the exons CAAGCTGCGCCTCAAGCCCAGGAAGGCGCCGACAGCCTGCGGCCGGGAGCGCCA AGCGTCGACTGACAGAAGTTCCTGgtttgaaaaaaatgatttaaatgagTGTGAAAAAACATGGAGCCTGCTACTGAGGAACATCAGTCAAGATTTACAATGCACAAGTTGGCAAACAGTACCCAATTTTCCAGAGTTCTTCAGAAAG AGCTCTGAGGAAGAGAGTCTACAAAACCAAGAAGTTTTCAAAATTGGAATGAAAGACTTCCACTGGACATCATTCCCATCCTTTCACACAGAACAAAATTTTAAACCAGAAGATTTTAGCTCCCCTCAGCTAATAGAAACACAAACGGATCACTTACATGAAGAATGGGACCAAGCAGATGAACTGAAAAGTTTATCTTCTACATCTGAGCAAAGATGCTGTAAAACTAATAGAGATCCAAAAAACATGGCAGAGGAAGACACGGGAGGTTTTTCCAAGGCAGATGTAGATCTCAAGCCATTTAAAGACACTCAGCATAAAACTTCTACATGCTACCTGGCATCGTCACAAAAAACTGTAAAAGCTCCAAGTGTTCAACAGCATTGCAGAGGGACTGCGCAGAACAGCAAGGAGAACAgaacacaagagaaaaaagagcttCAAGCACAAATGCATGAAAGCAGAATTTCACTTGGTGAGACCAGAAGCATGCCTGCAGAAAGCAAACCTCCACTGGTGAGCATGGCTGGAAATGAGAGCTGCAAGGAGAATTCTGGACATCAGAGTGAAGGATCTTCAACTCTTGACAGCTGCCCAATGTGTCTGATTCGTTTCAGTCAAAT GCTGTCACAAATGGATATTGATGGCCATCTTGCTAGATGTTTATCTGAAAGCACAGATGATATCATGTGGTAA